A region of the Dyadobacter sp. CECT 9275 genome:
GGTGATCCCATTGGTAATAGCTGTATCGGAGCGCCGGGTTATACCACTTATCCGAATAGCCACCGATTTTCTCTCCCCGAAAGGAAATGGCAGGCGGAATGATACCTGCAGGTTTACCATTTTCCGTCCGGTCCGCATCCGTTACCCATGCATGGGCCCATTCAGAAAACTGTCGGATCAAAACCGGATTGCGGTTATACCACGCGGCCCATAGTCCGGTAAGCAGCGCCCTTGCATTCAGCGGAACGTCCACGCCGTAAGGTGCTTCCTGCAATGTCTCTGTTGCCGAGAAATAGTACGACCTGAAATGCCGGTGCCCCAGATGTGTAATCCCCGACCATACCTTATCAAAATTCTGCATGCTGATCATGACACGCTCCACATAAGCCGGGTCACCATAACGCACCAGGAACATTCCAGCATGTGAATCCCTGAAAAGCTCAGCAGCGTGTTCCACATCATCTGTTTTTTTATCATAACCTCTCACCAGCTCCCCGCTGTTCCAGATACCGTCGGCCAGACGGGTATAGCCTTTGCGCGCGGTTTCATCGTCCGCACCCAGAATAGCGGGCAGCCACCAGCGCAGCATTTCAACGTCATCGGCATATTTACCGCCCAATTCCCCATTAGCGGCCTGCCGTTCGCTGACCCACCAGCGAATTACCTTCAGCATACGTCCCATGGCTTCGTGCTGGAATTTAGCCCAATCAGGCGCGTTGGACATAGCCACATCCGAAATGAAAGGATCTTCAATCAGATCACCTTTGTACATCCTGATCCGGATGTGGTCAGGAAATACCGCCGAAAGCTCGTTGAAAAACACGGCCGCTTTACTCTCGGTGAGCAGTTCGCTATCCTCCTTGTTTAACCAGTAATGTATTTTAGCCAAAAGGTATAGCGACTTGTAATACAATGGCGAGGTCCGATCAGCCACTACCTGATCCAGCAGATCTATAGCCGCATACATACGCTGGATCTGGTTCATACGGCTTTTCCTAACTTCGGCTGACCAGCCTGCCTGTTCATACCATACCGTTGCCGTCCGGTGTTTTAGCAACATAGCCAACCGGTTTTCCCAGACAGCATTATCCGGATCTCTGCCCTGTTTTTCTTTTAATGATGCCAACACGGCATCCATTTCGGCCGGGTCTGTTTCCGGACCAGGGCTAAAGGTATTAGCGGGCCAGTTTGTGACCGCTCTGAATTCCAGGCTGTAAATACCTGCCAATTGCGCAGTGCCAACTCCCTCTACTTCTACGATCGCCCCTTTTTTACCTATCGATACTTTCCTGCAAACAGAACGGTACGGTAGCCGGTACCAGGGTACTTCGATCCGGTCCAAAGCGGTACCATTTATCCTGATTTCCATAGCCATCACCTGCTCGCCGGGATACCCTACCGTCAGTGATACGAAGTAATCTCCCGGCGGAACATTTGCCCGGAAGATTAAACTTCCCGTGCCGGTAACTCCATCCTGAAAGAGTGAATCCGGAATGCGATTGTACAGCGTATCAAATGCCTGCCGGGGAGGTGATAACCAGCCATACCCCTGCTTCTCAGAATAGGCCGTTGCCGGTGTGATGCGCGTATAACCCTTTTCAACTTTCGAGGCCGCCGCGCCCATATCGAACAAAAGCTGCCCCGCCTGCCGCCCATGTACCTGGACGAAAGTGAAAAAAACTCCCGCGAGCAAACCGATGACCCTTACTAACGACAACTTATATACGTTAAATGAATTTATACCTTTTGATCTTGCTTCCTAATCCAGCCTTACTTTGATGTTCTTCGACGATGCATCCTTTTGAAGAAAATTTACGGCTGACTTACCACTGCTTTTTCCTGAAACGAATCCGTCAGCACTGGTACGCACCTGCACTACCGGCCCAGACTGTCGGGTATCCAGGTCTGTAATTGTAAAATCTCTGGTATCGTCCATGAAAAAGGCGGGCCGGAGTTCAGGAGTAAGCGCCGACAAGCTAATGCCCGACAAACTAAGCCCTTTCACGTGCCTGATGAAAAATCCAAACGCGGGAAGCTTGCCAAACATTGTTCCTTCCGGGTACAAGTCTTCCAGCTCCTCTATCTTTCGTGTGATATCTGAGGATACTCCTCCTCCCGCAAATTCGATGCGGATGTTGCGTAATGAAACATTCTCGACGGCGGCCCTGGTGATGCCGGAAACCGAACAGCCCGTGATCCCCGCTCCCGTTGCCACTACATCGGAAATACTGATGTTTCGCATGATACCCGGCTTCGGTTCCTCCGCTGTGGATATGTACTTCCGCGCCCGGTTGCCGAGTCTCAGAAAAAGTGGTACTTCGGCGCCATCAATCACCAGATTGCTGACCGTAATGTGTTCCATCAAACCGCCATCCACTACCTCCATCGCCAAGCCACTGATACCAGCCGGCTTACCATAAATGGTAGTGGTTTGCGCTGAAGGTTTGATCACACAGTTTGAGATTGCAATATTCCGAAAACCTCCGACTGACTCCGTACCGAATTTGATGGCACTGCAATGACTGCTCAGGATACAGTTAGAGATCACGATGTGTTCTGACACAAGCGGGGAGGTACTTTTAATGGTGATACCATCATCATCCGAGTCGCCTGTAATGTTGGAGATTGTCACATAGCGGCAACCATCAATATCCATCATATCATTATTTTTATTGGAATGGTTCCAGATACTGATACCGTCGATACGCACCTTTTTGCACCCCAGGTAATGCTGCATCCAGAAAGCCGAATTCCGTAACTGTACGCCTGTTACCGAAACGTTTTCGCATCCGGCAAACCAGAGCAGATAAGGCCTGTTTTTATAACGGTCTGGTTTCTTCAGGGTAGTGGTCACAAATGCAGCACCTTGTCCATCGATGGTACCCTTACCCTCTATGGCCACGTTTTTCTGATTTTTACAAAAAATCAGCGCCTGTTTCGCCCAGTCTTCTCCATAAAATCGGAGACCCGAATCCTGATAGGGATAAAACTTTGCGGCAGGCTGCCCCAGCAGGACAGCGTTGACGGACAGATGGAGGGTAACATTGCTTTTTAAGTTGAGTGTGCCCGTCAGATAGGTTCCCTGGGGAATATACACGGTTCCGCCTGTGATGGTACAGGAGT
Encoded here:
- a CDS encoding glycoside hydrolase family 28 protein, which translates into the protein MNESEWKSMCRFGKKYDVFGLAILLAFQFLANGNLKAQQYDIRHSGAVGDGITDNTLFIQKAIDSCTITGGTVYIPQGTYLTGTLNLKSNVTLHLSVNAVLLGQPAAKFYPYQDSGLRFYGEDWAKQALIFCKNQKNVAIEGKGTIDGQGAAFVTTTLKKPDRYKNRPYLLWFAGCENVSVTGVQLRNSAFWMQHYLGCKKVRIDGISIWNHSNKNNDMMDIDGCRYVTISNITGDSDDDGITIKSTSPLVSEHIVISNCILSSHCSAIKFGTESVGGFRNIAISNCVIKPSAQTTTIYGKPAGISGLAMEVVDGGLMEHITVSNLVIDGAEVPLFLRLGNRARKYISTAEEPKPGIMRNISISDVVATGAGITGCSVSGITRAAVENVSLRNIRIEFAGGGVSSDITRKIEELEDLYPEGTMFGKLPAFGFFIRHVKGLSLSGISLSALTPELRPAFFMDDTRDFTITDLDTRQSGPVVQVRTSADGFVSGKSSGKSAVNFLQKDASSKNIKVRLD